In a genomic window of Leptolyngbya sp. SIO1E4:
- a CDS encoding molybdopterin molybdotransferase MoeA: MIPADTATTQILDLVVPLDSRRDLETVSLLDATGRILAESVISPLNFPHWDNSAMDGYAVRYEDVQGASSETPVELTVIEEIPAGKPPQQTVAAGQTARILTGSMVPPGADTIVIQENTRRTGDRVQILVAPEPRAFIREQGAFLQSGERLLSTGYELTPPEIAVLAAAQRPELQVYRRPRVAILSTGDELVLPDQPLQPGQIVDSNQYALAALVQQMGAVPLCQGIVPDDPVQLQQAIEQAMEQADMVLSSGGVSVGDYDYVDKILSDLGATLQIRSVAVKPGKPLTVATIPGRTPPLLYFGLPGNPVSALVSFWRFVAPALKKLSGRADNWQPTFVTARSRHALKAGGRRETYLWGQLHTTPTGLEFSLSQGSHSSGNLINIMGTQGLAVVPIGVTEIEAGSQVRVLWIGSEGLIGNR; encoded by the coding sequence ATGATTCCTGCTGATACCGCCACCACTCAAATTCTCGATTTGGTCGTGCCGCTCGACTCTCGCCGCGATCTAGAAACGGTTTCTTTGCTGGATGCAACGGGGCGTATTCTGGCGGAATCTGTTATTAGTCCGCTAAATTTTCCCCACTGGGATAATTCGGCCATGGATGGCTATGCCGTTCGCTATGAGGATGTACAAGGGGCTTCTTCAGAAACGCCGGTAGAGCTAACCGTGATTGAAGAGATTCCTGCCGGTAAGCCTCCGCAACAAACGGTGGCTGCCGGGCAGACCGCTCGTATTTTGACCGGGTCAATGGTGCCTCCTGGTGCAGACACCATTGTGATTCAAGAAAATACCCGTCGCACGGGCGATCGTGTGCAAATTCTCGTGGCCCCCGAACCCAGAGCCTTTATTCGAGAGCAGGGGGCATTTCTGCAATCGGGAGAACGACTGCTGTCCACAGGCTATGAACTCACCCCGCCTGAGATTGCTGTGCTGGCGGCGGCTCAACGTCCGGAGTTGCAGGTGTATCGACGACCTCGGGTCGCGATCCTGTCTACGGGGGATGAACTGGTACTGCCCGATCAGCCACTGCAGCCGGGGCAAATCGTAGACTCTAATCAATATGCACTGGCTGCGTTAGTGCAGCAGATGGGAGCAGTGCCCCTTTGCCAGGGCATTGTGCCGGATGACCCGGTCCAGCTGCAGCAGGCGATCGAGCAGGCCATGGAACAGGCGGATATGGTTCTGTCTTCGGGGGGCGTGTCCGTGGGGGATTATGACTATGTCGATAAAATCTTGAGCGATTTGGGGGCAACGCTACAGATTCGTTCTGTGGCAGTGAAGCCGGGGAAACCGTTGACGGTTGCGACGATTCCAGGTCGGACGCCGCCCCTACTGTACTTTGGGCTACCGGGGAATCCGGTGTCGGCATTGGTGAGTTTTTGGCGATTTGTGGCCCCTGCCCTCAAGAAGCTATCGGGGCGAGCCGATAACTGGCAGCCTACATTTGTCACTGCGCGATCGCGCCATGCCCTTAAAGCCGGTGGCAGACGCGAAACCTACTTATGGGGCCAGCTGCACACCACCCCCACCGGGCTAGAATTTAGCCTGTCACAGGGCAGCCACAGCTCCGGCAACTTGATCAATATCATGGGCACTCAAGGGTTAGCGGTCGTGCCCATTGGCGTCACTGAAATTGAGGCAGGGTCTCAGGTTCGCGTTTTATGGATTGGCAGCGAAGGGCTGATAGGCAATCGCTGA
- a CDS encoding CHASE2 domain-containing protein: MSLERNNLAFRILPGFFVIFIVLFSRLLGLLEPLEFFYFDLMLKLRVSEHQDDRIFLIDIDGNDNLDIGKSPQIPSKELIDLVNQVQEHKPAIIGFNVLTDLISNSDESSEELNNLLASQKNIIVAEKFLPPFIYPLPEIESERVGFVDVLPDQDLHIRRSILGSEDFQDESGFKFSFSLLLAKLYLEEKGYILENGRSDKTAMRFGDIEIPRVYPNTGGYIRVDNGGIQTLVNYRSGESPFKKVTLGDFKNKKFEASDIENKIVIIGVTDPKRRISLNTPLGSGRDIDSRLMDGLDMQAHFTSQIISAVLDNRLLIKSWKGFYEYIFISAFGTIIVIWPLIKNSQPLKFLMVSILMILLFLAVSYIILLIYGFWLIIVPVITIITLNYPVYSLFFYQYKSLEDKARYELIQAQYELVQAQHELDQSLIRVEERRKVIERTFNIIHNGPLQKISIILNNIRNSQKGSFSVEKELEDLSQDVRKIGDCLKEEELTYDKSLYLKNGEKLDLNNELHELFHQVYSKTLERGFSAFKKINIKVRSFDEISSENIDFEQKRELCRYLEEAICNVGKHSFAATSLIVTGKYCQSCYTLTVQDNGNIRFPSSGQGEGTKHALKLAEKLNGKFNRQQVPGEGTCCSLKWQIQNKNLLKEIQTESN, from the coding sequence ATGTCATTAGAAAGGAATAATTTAGCTTTTAGGATTTTGCCTGGATTCTTCGTTATCTTTATTGTTTTATTTTCACGTCTCCTAGGTTTACTAGAACCTCTGGAATTTTTTTACTTTGACTTAATGCTTAAACTACGTGTGTCAGAACACCAAGACGATCGCATATTTCTGATTGACATAGATGGAAATGATAATTTAGATATTGGAAAATCCCCCCAAATTCCTTCAAAAGAACTAATTGATTTAGTCAATCAAGTTCAAGAACATAAGCCTGCTATCATAGGATTTAACGTATTGACTGACTTAATAAGCAATTCTGATGAATCTAGTGAAGAATTAAACAATTTGTTGGCAAGCCAGAAAAACATCATCGTCGCAGAAAAATTCCTTCCTCCATTCATCTACCCATTACCTGAAATTGAGTCTGAAAGAGTTGGGTTTGTAGATGTTTTACCAGATCAGGACTTACACATCAGACGTTCGATTCTTGGATCAGAAGATTTCCAGGATGAAAGTGGCTTTAAATTTTCTTTTTCCTTGCTTTTAGCAAAATTATATCTTGAAGAAAAAGGTTACATCTTAGAGAATGGCAGATCTGATAAAACTGCAATGCGATTTGGGGACATTGAAATTCCTAGAGTATATCCAAATACTGGAGGGTATATCCGTGTAGATAATGGTGGCATTCAAACTTTAGTGAATTATAGATCTGGGGAATCACCATTCAAAAAAGTTACACTGGGAGACTTCAAAAACAAAAAATTCGAAGCTTCAGATATTGAAAACAAGATTGTTATAATTGGTGTCACTGATCCAAAAAGACGAATTAGTTTAAATACACCTTTAGGCTCTGGTAGAGATATTGACTCTAGACTAATGGATGGATTGGACATGCAAGCCCATTTCACTAGTCAAATTATTAGTGCCGTCTTAGACAATAGATTATTGATTAAGAGCTGGAAAGGATTTTATGAATATATTTTTATATCGGCTTTCGGGACCATAATCGTTATATGGCCTTTGATCAAAAATTCTCAACCACTAAAATTTTTAATGGTATCGATCCTGATGATTTTGCTGTTTTTAGCAGTTAGCTATATTATTCTTTTGATTTATGGATTTTGGCTGATTATAGTTCCAGTAATAACCATAATTACTTTAAATTACCCTGTTTATTCATTATTTTTCTATCAATATAAATCATTGGAAGATAAAGCACGGTATGAATTAATTCAGGCACAATATGAATTGGTTCAGGCGCAGCATGAATTAGATCAGAGCTTAATACGTGTAGAAGAGCGGAGAAAAGTGATTGAAAGAACGTTTAATATTATTCACAATGGCCCACTGCAAAAAATATCCATTATTTTAAACAATATCAGAAATAGTCAGAAAGGTAGTTTTTCTGTTGAAAAGGAGTTAGAAGATCTTAGTCAAGATGTTCGGAAGATTGGTGATTGCTTAAAGGAAGAGGAGCTGACTTACGATAAAAGTCTGTATTTGAAGAATGGAGAGAAATTGGATCTTAATAATGAATTGCATGAACTTTTTCACCAAGTTTACAGCAAAACACTGGAACGTGGTTTCTCGGCCTTCAAGAAAATCAATATCAAAGTTCGCTCATTTGATGAAATCTCTTCAGAGAATATAGATTTTGAGCAGAAAAGAGAGTTATGCAGATATTTAGAAGAAGCTATTTGCAATGTCGGTAAACATTCATTTGCCGCCACATCACTCATAGTTACAGGAAAATACTGCCAAAGTTGTTATACATTGACCGTCCAAGATAATGGAAATATTAGGTTTCCAAGTAGTGGGCAAGGTGAAGGAACAAAGCATGCTTTGAAATTAGCAGAGAAATTAAATGGTAAGTTCAATCGACAACAAGTTCCTGGTGAAGGAACTTGTTGTAGTCTAAAGTGGCAAATTCAAAATAAAAACTTACTCAAAGAGATACAAACTGAGTCGAATTAA
- a CDS encoding response regulator transcription factor has protein sequence MGQDLPKFSQLKFLIVDDHATVLKGTVSELQESFPDSDIETASSAELALARIKNNQPDLLLLDLSIPSTEGGHAKTEIGLSLLKQLMEQTEDLNVTVLSSYIQRLIMIVSRIERHAGGFTVVDKNLPAAEMIMRVRWALQGITHTKDVKGIRAGIELRPEWLQVLKLAFEHGLQDKAIAEKMSISTRTVRLYFNKLQDALGIYPEDYGGQINLRIQTGIEARKMGLIEDVIRKE, from the coding sequence ATGGGACAAGATCTACCAAAGTTTTCACAGCTTAAATTCCTTATTGTTGATGATCATGCAACGGTTCTGAAAGGAACTGTCTCTGAATTACAAGAAAGTTTTCCTGATTCAGATATTGAAACTGCTTCCTCAGCAGAACTTGCACTTGCAAGGATAAAAAACAATCAACCTGATTTACTCCTGCTTGATCTCTCAATTCCCTCAACAGAGGGAGGTCATGCAAAGACAGAAATAGGGCTCAGTTTGCTCAAACAACTAATGGAACAAACTGAAGATTTAAACGTGACTGTTCTTAGTAGCTACATTCAGAGATTGATCATGATTGTCAGTAGGATTGAACGTCATGCTGGTGGATTCACTGTGGTCGACAAAAATCTTCCTGCAGCGGAAATGATAATGAGAGTGAGATGGGCGCTTCAAGGTATTACTCATACGAAGGATGTTAAAGGAATTAGAGCTGGAATTGAACTTAGACCTGAGTGGCTACAGGTTCTAAAGTTGGCATTTGAACATGGTTTACAAGATAAAGCGATTGCAGAGAAAATGTCTATCTCTACTCGAACTGTTCGCCTGTATTTCAATAAGCTACAAGATGCATTAGGCATTTACCCTGAAGATTATGGTGGACAAATAAATCTGCGTATTCAGACTGGAATTGAAGCTAGAAAGATGGGGCTTATTGAAGATGTCATTAGAAAGGAATAA
- a CDS encoding NfeD family protein, whose product MSLTTFLENSKGRSFSNFGRVERTINGYYPGRVYFKATYWPARLQQPQETCKLSPGSWVRVMGREGLTLLVSPVQDTSLSTHV is encoded by the coding sequence ATGAGCCTTACTACATTTTTGGAGAACTCAAAGGGACGCTCCTTCAGCAATTTTGGTCGAGTTGAGCGAACAATTAACGGATATTATCCTGGCCGAGTCTACTTCAAAGCAACTTATTGGCCTGCCAGGCTACAACAACCCCAGGAAACTTGCAAGCTCTCTCCAGGGAGTTGGGTGAGAGTAATGGGAAGAGAGGGTTTAACGCTACTAGTATCCCCAGTTCAGGACACCTCGTTGTCTACACATGTGTGA
- a CDS encoding WD40 repeat domain-containing protein gives MKTLAGHSSWVRTVAVSPDGRYLASGSGDKTVALWTFPEGKQIARLTDHTAWVRCIAFSPDSKLLASATNDNTIRLWEVATGNLVDVLTGHTDWVRAVTFSADGRYLLSGSQDTTVRVWKVGTSTPLKTLTGHRHWVCAIAVSPDGSTLVSGSQDAQIRIHRLRGKGTNHVLEGHTAEVHSVAVSPNNWLLASAGADCTVRFWKLNSGRQITQFRAHPASINCVTFSPDGELLATASHDKTIRLWHIETGRLVGVLEGHKSWVWSVAFAPDSRTLVSGDWDGQIKIWTR, from the coding sequence ATGAAAACGCTGGCAGGTCATAGTAGTTGGGTGCGCACGGTTGCGGTGAGTCCAGATGGGCGATACCTGGCCAGTGGTAGTGGGGATAAAACAGTTGCCCTCTGGACATTTCCGGAGGGCAAACAGATTGCCAGATTAACCGACCATACTGCCTGGGTCCGCTGCATTGCCTTTAGCCCGGATAGCAAGCTTCTGGCCAGTGCTACCAACGACAACACGATTCGCCTCTGGGAAGTGGCGACAGGCAACCTGGTTGATGTCTTAACTGGGCATACCGACTGGGTCAGGGCCGTAACGTTTAGTGCAGACGGTCGCTATCTATTGAGTGGTAGCCAAGACACCACGGTGCGGGTTTGGAAAGTGGGCACGTCAACCCCCCTTAAAACCTTGACGGGGCATCGTCATTGGGTCTGCGCGATCGCGGTGAGTCCAGATGGGTCAACCCTGGTCAGCGGCAGTCAGGATGCCCAAATCCGCATTCATCGCCTGCGAGGCAAGGGCACTAACCATGTGCTAGAAGGGCACACGGCGGAAGTGCATTCTGTGGCGGTGAGCCCTAATAACTGGCTCTTGGCCAGTGCGGGGGCTGACTGCACAGTACGTTTCTGGAAACTCAATAGCGGGCGCCAGATTACGCAGTTTCGCGCCCACCCCGCCTCCATCAACTGTGTCACCTTTAGCCCCGATGGCGAGTTATTGGCCACGGCCAGCCATGATAAAACCATTCGCCTGTGGCACATTGAGACGGGTCGGCTGGTCGGTGTGCTAGAGGGGCACAAGAGCTGGGTTTGGTCAGTTGCCTTTGCCCCAGATAGTCGCACACTGGTGAGCGGTGACTGGGATGGGCAAATCAAAATCTGGACTCGCTAG
- a CDS encoding DNA double-strand break repair nuclease NurA, translated as MLDLMKLARQMQGISTHLSQEAAAASRRVALANDLMVQAQADQAALVTALETWRDRIPFAIACPVEPLDTRIALQVAPEAHTVLATDGSQISPSHHEIAYCYLLNVGRVVLHYGQHRYPLLDSLPEVVYRPEDLYVSRQWGIRIEEWMGYRRTVSEAEALAELALSVSAAAAAPPCPTLALTDGSLIYWFLEDLPLEARDRILPPILAAWDGLQAAGIPLVGYVSASRSGEALNFLRLQSCPFDAPDCLTHCPGKTENAPCQVCDPLRDATLWATRLDPGQRGPLWRSSASILENYGQHQVYFCYVHVGTEVARVEMPGWVATEPTLRDAALHMVVTQVQKGYGYPVALAEAHNQAVVRGGDRTRFFALLEREMIRAGLQNVGTSYKEARKRGSIA; from the coding sequence ATGTTGGATTTGATGAAGCTGGCTCGGCAAATGCAGGGTATCAGCACCCATTTGAGTCAAGAGGCGGCGGCGGCGAGTCGTCGGGTGGCATTGGCGAATGATCTGATGGTTCAGGCCCAAGCTGATCAAGCGGCGTTGGTGACGGCATTGGAAACCTGGCGCGATCGCATTCCTTTTGCGATCGCCTGCCCTGTGGAGCCTCTGGATACTCGCATTGCGCTCCAGGTGGCTCCTGAGGCACATACTGTGTTGGCAACGGATGGTTCTCAAATTTCCCCCAGTCATCACGAAATTGCCTACTGCTATTTGCTAAATGTTGGGCGGGTGGTACTGCATTATGGGCAGCATCGCTATCCTCTATTGGATAGTCTGCCGGAGGTGGTTTACCGGCCTGAAGACCTCTACGTTTCACGCCAGTGGGGCATTCGCATAGAGGAATGGATGGGGTATCGCCGCACGGTGTCTGAGGCGGAAGCGCTGGCAGAGTTAGCGCTTTCCGTATCAGCGGCTGCGGCTGCACCCCCTTGCCCTACCCTGGCCCTGACTGATGGCTCCTTGATCTATTGGTTTTTAGAAGATCTGCCGTTAGAGGCCCGCGATCGCATTTTGCCGCCGATTCTGGCTGCTTGGGATGGTTTGCAAGCAGCGGGAATTCCCCTGGTGGGTTATGTCAGTGCCTCCCGCAGTGGAGAAGCCTTGAACTTTTTGCGCCTGCAGAGTTGCCCCTTTGACGCCCCTGACTGCCTGACCCACTGCCCGGGCAAAACTGAGAATGCGCCTTGCCAGGTCTGTGATCCGCTGCGGGATGCCACCCTCTGGGCTACACGGTTAGACCCTGGCCAGCGAGGCCCCCTGTGGCGCAGTTCTGCCAGCATTTTAGAGAACTATGGGCAACATCAGGTGTATTTTTGCTATGTCCATGTAGGAACTGAGGTGGCTCGCGTCGAAATGCCCGGGTGGGTTGCAACAGAGCCGACCCTGCGGGATGCCGCTCTACATATGGTGGTTACGCAGGTACAAAAGGGATATGGCTATCCTGTTGCCTTAGCTGAAGCTCACAATCAGGCGGTGGTCAGAGGCGGCGATCGCACTCGCTTCTTTGCCTTGCTAGAACGAGAAATGATTCGTGCGGGGCTGCAAAACGTGGGCACCTCGTACAAAGAAGCCCGCAAGCGCGGTAGCATTGCCTAA
- a CDS encoding HAD family hydrolase encodes MAAPTLLALDFDGVLCDGLIEYFQTAWKAYCQLFARAEKTPPPGLAERFYPLRPVIETGWEMPLLLHALLQGVDEAAVLDHWPTLVQEILTETGIQPGPAMAIVDGVRDTWIQTDLEGWLSLHRFYPGVLERVQQAISTGVYPVIISTKEGRFIQALLARAGVELAPAQIIGKEIKQPKTKTLRQLLQSPPVIGSEPPIVWFLEDRFKTLEKVKAEADLADVSLFLGDWGYNTQAEKEQAQRDSRIHLLSLSQLVREFSAWTVVK; translated from the coding sequence ATGGCAGCCCCGACCCTCTTAGCTTTGGACTTCGATGGTGTTCTCTGTGATGGTCTGATTGAATATTTTCAAACGGCGTGGAAAGCTTATTGTCAGCTATTTGCCAGGGCTGAAAAAACCCCTCCCCCTGGTTTAGCAGAGCGGTTTTATCCCCTGCGCCCGGTGATTGAGACTGGCTGGGAAATGCCGCTTCTGCTCCATGCTCTGCTGCAGGGCGTAGACGAGGCTGCTGTGCTAGATCACTGGCCTACCCTGGTGCAGGAAATTCTGACAGAAACCGGCATCCAGCCTGGGCCTGCGATGGCCATCGTGGATGGGGTGCGCGATACCTGGATTCAGACCGATCTGGAAGGATGGCTGAGCCTGCATCGGTTTTATCCCGGCGTCCTTGAGAGAGTGCAGCAGGCGATCTCAACGGGTGTTTATCCGGTCATCATTTCCACTAAAGAGGGGCGATTTATCCAGGCCTTGCTAGCCCGTGCCGGGGTTGAACTTGCCCCCGCCCAAATCATTGGTAAAGAAATTAAGCAGCCCAAAACCAAAACCTTGAGGCAGCTGCTGCAGTCTCCGCCTGTCATCGGCTCTGAGCCGCCGATTGTTTGGTTTTTAGAAGACCGTTTCAAGACCTTGGAAAAGGTGAAAGCCGAGGCAGATTTGGCAGATGTTTCCCTGTTTTTAGGGGATTGGGGCTACAACACCCAGGCTGAGAAGGAACAGGCACAGCGCGATTCTCGCATTCATCTGTTATCGTTATCCCAACTAGTACGAGAGTTCTCTGCGTGGACGGTTGTGAAGTAG
- a CDS encoding ATP-binding protein has translation MKRLHIYSQLEDLNLHSFVVDASCSGQCVYRHFEENSLLPGVVLAQDNALVGMISRRRFLEAMSRAYGRELFLRRSVWVLYKFVDREILHLPGSTPVTEAAHLAIARPSELLYEPIVVDCDTPTGSSYFLLDSHELLQAQSTIHQLTTELLQEKTRSEMMQTEKMASLGKMMAGVAHEIRNPVNFIWGNLKYISDYTEDLTTLIQAFEKEVEAPSKKLKKLKKKIDLEFLLQDLPNVIQSIETGTDRLRNLVTSLRTFSRMDEIKQTPTDLHQNLDSTLLILNNRLKEGITVQKEYGDLPVVPCYSGQMGQVFMNIISNAIDALLEYDANLAQKKGLAQHYSMGLALTPSRPWEPCITLITATRDHLPEDVLDPKEMAGGWVSIRIQDNGPGIPAEIQSKIFEDFFTTKPVGEGTGLGLPITKQIVTEKHQGHLVLRSPYLFPSSEEPGRGTEFEILLPITPLTGTPSQELFGKPLVRDNTVNDLDRVLTPN, from the coding sequence ATGAAGCGACTCCATATTTACTCGCAGCTGGAGGATCTCAACCTCCACTCATTTGTCGTAGACGCGAGCTGTTCAGGGCAATGTGTTTACCGGCATTTTGAAGAGAATTCTTTGTTGCCAGGGGTTGTGCTAGCCCAAGATAATGCCCTTGTTGGCATGATCTCGCGCCGTCGCTTTTTAGAGGCCATGAGTCGGGCCTATGGTCGAGAGCTATTCCTGCGTCGTTCGGTGTGGGTGCTTTATAAATTTGTGGATCGAGAGATTCTGCATTTGCCGGGAAGCACACCCGTTACCGAAGCGGCACACCTGGCGATCGCCCGACCTTCGGAGCTTCTCTATGAACCGATTGTGGTAGACTGCGACACCCCAACGGGCAGCAGCTACTTTCTTTTAGATAGCCACGAGCTTTTGCAGGCGCAGTCAACGATTCACCAACTCACCACTGAACTGCTGCAAGAGAAGACGCGGTCTGAAATGATGCAGACCGAAAAAATGGCAAGTCTAGGCAAAATGATGGCTGGGGTCGCCCATGAAATTCGCAACCCTGTGAACTTTATTTGGGGCAATCTGAAATACATTTCCGATTACACAGAAGACCTCACCACCCTCATCCAAGCCTTTGAAAAAGAAGTAGAGGCGCCTAGCAAAAAACTCAAGAAGCTCAAGAAAAAAATTGATCTAGAGTTTTTGCTGCAAGATCTGCCGAATGTAATTCAAAGCATTGAAACCGGGACGGATCGATTACGGAATTTAGTGACGAGTCTGCGCACCTTTTCCCGCATGGATGAAATCAAGCAGACGCCGACAGATCTGCACCAGAATTTAGACAGCACGCTGCTGATTCTGAATAATCGGTTGAAAGAGGGCATTACGGTTCAAAAAGAATATGGCGATCTTCCCGTCGTGCCCTGCTATAGCGGTCAGATGGGGCAGGTCTTCATGAACATCATTAGCAATGCCATTGATGCCCTGCTAGAGTACGATGCCAACCTGGCGCAAAAAAAAGGATTGGCTCAGCACTACAGCATGGGGCTAGCCCTTACCCCTAGTCGCCCCTGGGAACCTTGTATCACCCTGATCACGGCAACCCGCGATCACCTTCCGGAGGATGTGCTAGACCCCAAGGAGATGGCTGGAGGTTGGGTCTCGATTCGCATTCAGGACAACGGCCCTGGGATTCCGGCTGAGATTCAATCTAAAATTTTCGAAGACTTTTTCACAACGAAACCCGTGGGAGAAGGCACCGGGCTGGGGTTACCGATTACGAAGCAAATTGTGACCGAAAAACATCAAGGGCATTTAGTGTTGCGATCGCCCTATCTGTTTCCCAGTTCGGAAGAACCGGGCCGAGGCACTGAGTTTGAAATTTTGCTGCCCATCACCCCGCTGACTGGAACGCCGTCTCAAGAGCTGTTTGGAAAACCGTTGGTTAGAGATAATACAGTGAACGATCTTGATCGTGTCCTGACTCCGAACTAA
- a CDS encoding cation diffusion facilitator family transporter: MIAAADRQRRICYRLLLTWLWLTLLVLGIEAIAGWITQSLLLLAEAIHTFIDAFSTVLSLIAVASPHRPLGREVWGHGRAEVAGTLGVVTFLGFTGLSLIFAALQQTANAFAGQSVPFPVSIDRSMVYLTVVVIALSLIFAVYVYYRSRYLGSLALTFHTQHVLGDAWLSGTAIAGMIAIWQQQYWVDPCLAFLLTLFAIRSLWRVLHEQLPTLLRPMAIAPEAIAHVANQVEGVTRCVRIRSRGLVGRQVWIELHLAIHPEFLGVAHIVGERVDAALRLQYGPLRTQIWVEEAQPDPSAYLDYPDHQWSEPENFPES, encoded by the coding sequence GTGATTGCTGCTGCAGATCGTCAACGTCGTATTTGTTATCGCTTGCTGCTGACGTGGCTCTGGCTCACTTTATTGGTGCTGGGCATTGAGGCGATCGCAGGCTGGATCACCCAATCGCTGCTGTTACTCGCCGAAGCCATCCATACTTTTATTGATGCTTTTAGTACGGTTCTCAGTCTGATTGCCGTGGCATCACCCCACCGACCTTTAGGGCGTGAGGTGTGGGGCCATGGTCGAGCAGAGGTGGCTGGAACCTTAGGCGTTGTGACATTTCTGGGGTTTACTGGGCTCAGCCTTATCTTTGCTGCCCTGCAGCAGACCGCGAATGCCTTTGCGGGGCAGTCGGTGCCTTTTCCGGTCTCGATTGACCGGTCAATGGTTTACCTAACGGTGGTGGTGATTGCGCTGTCTCTGATCTTTGCGGTTTATGTTTACTATCGCAGCCGTTATTTGGGCAGCTTAGCGCTCACCTTCCATACTCAACATGTTTTGGGGGATGCCTGGCTTTCGGGCACGGCCATCGCGGGCATGATTGCCATTTGGCAACAACAGTACTGGGTGGATCCCTGTCTTGCGTTTCTGCTCACTCTCTTTGCTATACGTAGCCTTTGGCGGGTTCTGCACGAACAACTCCCGACCCTGCTGCGCCCCATGGCGATTGCCCCAGAAGCGATCGCCCATGTGGCCAATCAAGTTGAAGGGGTGACCCGCTGTGTGCGCATTCGGTCACGGGGGTTAGTGGGTCGTCAGGTCTGGATCGAGCTACATTTGGCTATCCATCCTGAGTTTTTAGGGGTCGCCCATATTGTTGGAGAACGGGTTGATGCAGCCCTGCGGCTGCAGTACGGCCCCCTTCGGACTCAGATCTGGGTAGAAGAAGCCCAGCCGGATCCTTCCGCCTATCTTGACTACCCTGACCATCAATGGTCTGAACCCGAAAACTTTCCTGAAAGCTAA
- a CDS encoding NAD-dependent epimerase/dehydratase family protein, translating into MRILMMGGTRFIGVSLTRLLVGQGHEVVLFNRGSKPAPVAGVTQIHGDRKDTATLKEKLAGTSFDAIFDNNGRELSDTQPLVELFNGKVKHFVYVSSAGVYLKTDEMPHIEGDAVDSKSRHKGKFETENYLISEGVPFTSVRPVYIYGPQNYNDLEAWFFDRIVRDHPIPIPGNGMALTQLGHIEDLARAMAAVLGNEAAIGQIYNISGEKAVSFDGLARACATAAGKAPESLKIVHYDPKQFDFGKRKAFPMRVQHFFTSIAKAKAELGWQPQFDLISGLKDSFQNDFLASGRNQAEADFTLDDQILAEA; encoded by the coding sequence ATGCGCATTCTGATGATGGGAGGAACCCGCTTTATCGGGGTGTCCCTCACACGGTTGTTGGTGGGCCAGGGGCATGAGGTGGTGTTGTTTAACCGAGGCAGCAAACCCGCGCCCGTTGCTGGGGTGACACAGATTCACGGCGATCGCAAAGACACCGCAACCCTCAAAGAAAAGCTGGCGGGGACTTCCTTTGATGCGATTTTTGACAATAACGGTCGTGAACTCAGCGACACTCAGCCGCTGGTGGAGCTTTTCAATGGTAAGGTCAAGCATTTTGTTTACGTGAGCTCTGCTGGGGTCTACCTCAAAACGGACGAGATGCCCCATATCGAAGGGGATGCTGTGGATTCTAAAAGTCGCCATAAGGGCAAGTTTGAAACCGAAAATTACCTGATTTCAGAAGGGGTGCCGTTCACCTCCGTGCGCCCGGTTTATATTTATGGCCCGCAAAATTACAATGACCTAGAAGCGTGGTTTTTCGATCGCATTGTGCGCGATCACCCCATTCCCATCCCCGGCAATGGCATGGCTCTAACTCAACTGGGCCACATCGAAGATTTGGCCCGAGCGATGGCAGCGGTCTTGGGGAACGAGGCTGCGATCGGGCAAATTTACAACATTTCTGGAGAGAAGGCCGTCAGCTTTGATGGCCTGGCGCGGGCCTGCGCGACGGCAGCGGGGAAAGCCCCGGAGAGCCTAAAAATCGTTCACTACGACCCCAAACAGTTTGACTTTGGCAAACGCAAAGCTTTTCCCATGCGGGTGCAGCACTTCTTCACCTCCATCGCGAAAGCTAAGGCAGAGTTGGGATGGCAGCCCCAGTTCGATCTGATTAGTGGCCTGAAGGACTCTTTTCAAAATGATTTCCTCGCATCGGGTCGCAATCAGGCAGAGGCGGATTTCACCTTGGACGATCAAATTCTGGCAGAGGCTTAA